The Paroedura picta isolate Pp20150507F chromosome 2, Ppicta_v3.0, whole genome shotgun sequence sequence ATTTTGGAAATGGGTGTTGCCACAGTAGGAAGCCTGgtgcaggaaaaggagagaaaaaactcagtgggccaatcagaaggaagtcccataatttaaaacaatccaacATACAGGAAATACAGAAGCATCTGGtctctctgttttcacaaagAGGGAGTCAAACTTACAACTAtggtgttttgtttctttgttttctgaTTGACAGGAGGCCGTACTTTCCCTATTAGTCCATCAGTAGTGTGCTGGGAAGGACAGGGCCAGTGTAGGGAGGAGGAACAGCAGCTGTCATGAAAATGCTGAGGGAAGGGAGGACCAAGGGTGAATTCAATGTAGCAAGGACATGCAGAACTGCAAACTGGCAATGTGGGGCAGAAGGAAAGCACAGCCCCAGCCAAGCTCAGAGCAAGAGAGCGAGCTTCTCTGCTGGACCAGAGACACAGTCCCACAAGAACTGATTCTGAGAAGGAATGGCCTCCTCTTCGCCCACTCAAAACACTGTAGCAGTGTCAGCAACAATGGCAACCAGCAGTGACACTTTGAGGCCCACTACCGTATTCCTTGAATCAACCTGAAAAAGCAAACAATGAGAATTATTGGTCTGGCTGTGGCAGCACTAATTGAAAGGTAAAAAGCATTTCCCTTCCCAAGGCCCAAGTTgaatcatgtttttgtttttaaaataaagacatCTGTCAATTTAAAGTCCTCAAGCTGTCTGACAAATTGAATATAAACTGCAATGATACACACTTCTCCTTTACATCAACTCCCAAGATAATTTATAAAATGACAGCAGTATTCTACTATGTTGCAAACCCTACCAAGGCTGCCAAATTTTTAGACTCTTTGGAAAAGGGCCTGCTGCTAGGGTATACATACAGATACTGCAGCCTGCCTGCCttgttgcacacacacacatcgagATAAGCAGAGATTGCTCAATAGTGGAGAAGACTTCTCCATGGCTCTGACGTCATATGTCTCCATATGCTCAGCCTGTTTCCTAACCCTGGGTCCCTTGGATTCCTGCTCAAGGTCCtggccctcatagaatcatagaataatagagttggaagggacctcatgggtcatctagtccaaccccctgcactatgcaggacactcacatcccaattgctcatcaaCTAATGAGATCATCTCCATAGCTCTGCCAATCATGTGACTATGATGGCATGTGACTTCCTGCTGCAAGCTTGCAGCTTAATGGATCCTTCGCTGTCATCTGGGGGTAAAAGGTGGGGTCTAGGTCTGGAAAGGCTAAAATCACTGGCTCTATATTTGATGGtatagaaaggccaaagctgagagtgagctaacattggccagggaagcccattgtaacaagaaaagatttttcagttatgtgaggagcaaacgtaaagtaaaggaggcaataggcccactgttgggtgcggatggacaaactctaacgaaagatgcagagaaagcagaaaggcttagtgcctattttacatctgttttctcccacaggtcgaagtgtttaggcacatctagagatggctgtagccaaaagatagtgtctgggtggcaggttaacatggatagagaggttgtctctctatttagctgcactggatgagttcaaatcccctggtccggatgaaatgcacccgagagtactcaaagaactttccagagaacttgcacagcccttgtccatcatcttcggaacctctttaaggactggagatgtcccggaggactggaaaagagcaaacgttattccgatcttcaaaaaagggaggaaggatgacccaggaaactatagaccagtgagtctgacctctgttgtggggaagataatggagcagatattaaagggaatgatctgcaaacatctggagcacaatttggtgatccaaggaagtcagcatggatttgtctccaacaggtcctgccagaccaacctagtttccttttttgaccaagtaatagatttgctggatcgaggaaattcggttgatgtcatttacttggattttagtaaagcttttgacaaggttccccatgatgttctgatggataagttgaaggactgcaatctggattttcagatagttaggtggatagggaattggttagagaaccgcactcaaagagttgttgtcaattgtgtttcatcagactggagagaggtgagtagcggggtacctcagtgctcggtgctcggcccggtactttttaacatatttattaatgatctagatgagggggtggagggactactcatcaagtttgcagatgacaccaaattgggaggactggcaaatactccggaagatagagacagagttcaacgagatctgaacacaatggaaaaatgggcaaatgagaacaagatgcaatttaataaagataagtgtaaagttctgcatcagggtcagaaaaatgaaaagcatgcctactggatgggggatacgcttctaggtagcactgtgtgtgaacgagaccttgggatacttgtggattgtaaactaaacatgagcaggcagtgtgatgcagcggtaaaaaaggcaaatgccattttgggctgtatcaacagaggcatcacatcaaaatcacaagatgtcatagtcccattgtatacagcactggtcagaccacacctggagtactgtgtgcagttctggaggcctcacttcaagaaggacgtcgataaaattgaaagggtacagaggagagcgacgaagatgatatggggccaagggaccaagccctatgaagataggttgagggacttgggaatgttcagcctggagaaaaggaggttgagagtggacatgatagccctctttaagtatttgaaaggttgtcacttggaggagggcaggatgctgtttctgctggctgcagaggagaggacacgcagtaatgggtttaaacttcaagtacaacgatataggctagatatcaggaaaaagtttttcacagtcagagtagttcagcagtggaataggctgcataaggtggtggtgagctccccctcactggaattcttcaagcaaaggttggatacacacttttcttggatgctttaggatgcttagggctaatcctgcgttgaacagggggttggactagatggcctgtatggccccttccaactctatgattctatgattctaactcaatAAAGGCAGAGACAGCAGCAAGAAATAGTTGAGATGTACCTGCAGTTAAACAAAGATCCCTAGGCCTTATTACAGACTGGGGAAATTATTAGGCAAAGAGCTTAACAGAAAATGTTGTATTCAGTTTTATTTGGTACATATATAATCAGGAAGATGGCTCCCAAACTGTTATCATTCCACAGAATAGGTAGGACAAAATTGTTCAGGAAAACATTAATAAAAGAGATAGGTTTTAGCGTCTGAAAAATGTTAGGGTCATTTCATTGCATTGTTTGTTATACAAATTATTAATGTTTGAATTTACAAAACCactgtaatccaccttgattcTCACAAAAATGTGAACTAGAAATCAACCAAACAAATGAATTgccaaaggctttcatggccagagtccaCTGGTTTTGtgagttttctgggctgtgtggccaaggtgaggtagttttagtccctgtcATTTTGCCAATTTCTTGTCAtgtcctctgaagatgccagccactgtTACTGGCTAAACTACCAGAATAGGGGTCTTTACTTACTGCAACTTTGTCTCTAGCACATTCAACTTTTGCCGATCAACATAGCGAGAGAAGAGAGATAAAAGATTAGAGGGAGTAGACACTGGTTTGGCTAAGGCTGACTGAGGGATCCGGAGAAACTCTCTGGTTGCCATAAACATCAGCTCTGTCCTGCAAAATACAAAGTGGTGGTATTTTTTAAACGAAAAATTTCTATTCTTCAGAAGCAcaaaagcagtttacagaaaagtaaaagtaCAATGTTTCATAAAATTATTTACACCATTCTAAAATGACTCAAATATGAAGACATTCATCCATGGTATTAAATAGCCAAATTCATAAGCCCACTCAAACCACACAggataatactaataatacatATCCAGGGGTCTAAAGGTTAAAAAACATCTTTAATTATGCTTGGAAATAAATAGATAGCCAAAACAACAATGGCAAAAGAGTTGCTATGCGAAATACTGTGCCCCATCTAAGGCTTGGTGTATATTGGCACAAACTGATTTTTCCATGTTACTTTCAGGTGGAGTCCATTATGTAGGCTAAAGAACTTTGGATTGATGGCCTGGGATCCAATGAGCtgctgtgagtaggcaggtaaaTATCAccatgttcctctccccacagtggtCCCTTTCAACAATTTGGAAAGATTATTCCAGAACTGTGGGGCCCAGCTACACCAGTCAAGGGCTGCAGTGAGGAAGGGGATGGAAGAAAATTAAGCACAAGTAAGATAATTAATGAGTCAAAGGTGCCATGTATTGTGGGATGAAGGTCAGGTAAAGCCACCTCTGTGAGCTGTTTTTAGTAGCACCTCAATGTTTTTGAGGGAGCAATTTTATAATTCACAAGGAAGAAACTGCATGTTAAATCCTGAGATGGGTTATGATGTGGAGAAATCCCATCTGAGGCATCATACTTGGATAAACTCTAAACAAGCCCCCAGGATAAAGAAATATTCTGTAAATTGGTATGCGCCaggcattctttttaaaaagaagtcccTGTTCTATGGGATGGAGGTGGCAAGACTCTTTCTGACTCCCCATTTCCTCCAAACATCTTCTAAGTCTGATCAAGACTTGTTGGCCTTTcaattcagatttttttccctttgattACATCAAGCAGCAGAGGGAAAACCTTCATCCACTAAACTTTACCCCAGCAGGAAGGGAAATGGCAGAACTCACCAGCAATAGGCCATCCAGATGTGGGTGAGGGCCTTACCATATATAGtgttggtttgggttttttggatAATAAATATGGAGCTGTTATTCCTGCATTGGAGGGAATCTAGATGCTATTTTTCAAAAAGCAATGCCTTTGTTGTAAGGATACTGTATTTTCTGCACTGCCTTGTATCACAGAAAATACAGTTTTTCCTAAAGAAACAAAAGCTGTTGCACTGTAGTTGGCATGAGCTTCTCAGGAACTGtaggactccccccaccccaccctgacaTTGTGACTTCAAGAATTCTAATTTAAATGCTTCCAATGCCAAGCAGTCCTTTAGTAGACTTCAAAACAAAGGTAGTCAATGCCAAGTAGGCTACCCTCCTTTTTGTTATAATACACCTTGCAGACTTTCTGCTTGTATGTTAAGTTAACTGAAAGTTAACTTAAAACACACCCCTGCCACAATAATGCTGGAGTGTCAGGTTTTTTCTTTCAAAGGAGAAGTAAACAGCAGCATGGCTCCCATCCACAACTTCTTGGAACTACTGCATATTCAATGAaagaacaaaagagggaacaaggtAACTCAACCTGTAAACACAAGAGAGGAACCAAGGTTGAGCAgctgcagaatatattaaatattaaaatgcaaatatttatttcaaatacatgtgcacatataaaacttaaaaacatcaacatatatcacatgctattgcacaaatccaaaacagtttgacacttctctccaggctaaaccgaccaagctccctcaacctttcctcatacatcttggtttccaaatccctcaccattttcattgccctcctgtggacatgctccagtttacctacatccttcttcaattgtggtgcccagaactgaacacattactctaagtgaggtctaaccggagtacagtaaagcagtaccatcatatTGCACGatttggacactatacttctattgatacagcccaaaatcccatttgcctttgtagccacagagtcacactgAAACTCATGTTTTGtgtatccttttcacacatactactgccaagacacgtcTCCATCCTAtaataatgcatttgatttttcctacctaaatgcagaactttacatttatcactatttaaATTAATTGTATTCATTGTaatccagttttccagcctgtcaagatcatcctgtatcctgattctgtcttctgctgtgtttgctacccctcccagtttagtatcacctgcaaatttaataagcaccccctttattccttcatccaaatcatttataaatatgttgaacaacacggagcccaggacagatctgaggcactccacttgtcacttctTTCCAGAAGGATGACGATCCCTTAACaaacaccctttgggtgtgacctgtcaaccagttattgatccatttaacagtaataggaaccatgccacattttaccagcttgtcaacaagaataccatgtggaaccttatcaaaagcttgacTATGTTGAAAGTTTAAAAACTAAACTTAATTCTTTGATCTGTCAAGGAATAAACCTAAGAAGCATGCAACTCACCACTGGTTGTCCTGTGTGAGCTCTGAAGCCAAATCAGCACTCTGCAGTTCCTCCCCACGGCTCAGGACCAAAAACAGCAGGGAGAGGCCAAACTGCATAGCAGGAAGGCAAGGAAAGTCAATAGTGAAACCTTGTACACACTTACACAGAAATCACTTTTACCAGAAACATATCTTAAACAAAATCCCATTCATGGTTATTGGATCATCAAAAAGTTACAAAATAGTCAACTAAGTAAGATGATAACGGGGTCAAAACAAGTCACTGATCTTTCTCCCAAATCAAACTGCTGCACAGAAGCAGGATACTAACCCCACTGCCTCACTCAAAAGACAATGCAAGGACTGTCTTTGCAGCATCCAAGCTGTATTCTAGTAATACATGTACGTGCTAATATGCCTACAACACAGCTGTGAGTTCTGGACAAGAGcacaccatttgggaaaccacctttttaaaaaggtatactGATATTTCCTCTACCTGCTCCCCTTATTTTCCCTGGACCTCCCTATTTCCTTGATATcacttggttcttacatgccgcttttctctacctgaaggagtctcaaagcggcttataattgcctttcctttcctctccccacaacagacaccctgtgaggtgagtgaggctgagagtgccctgatatcactgctcggtcagaacagctttatcagtgagcccaaggtcacctagctggttgcatgtgggggaacgcagacttgaacccagctcgccagattagaagtccgcactcctaattactacaccaagaCAATTTTTGTACACTGCCTAGTCATTCAGATACTTTAAGAACTACTACCATTGCCCACAACaattattttgttattattttctcCCTATGCTGGGAAGATAGGAAAatcttgaattgggggggggggttcttgtgggagaaaaacctaTAACAATGGAACACTAACATGCTCTGCATTCCAGCACTGGGGATCTCATTAGGACCATGGCTGAGCATGCATTAGCCTATAAATCATGAACAGCAATTATACCCTTAAATTAGCGACTAGCGGTGAAGCATAAAGAGCAGAAAAAACGGCACCTTATTTTGGAGCACAGCTGTGAGGTGCAGATTGGCAGATGCTGGCACTGTTGTGCTCTGAGGTAGGTTCATTAGCTGTTGCAGGATGTTGGCAACTGTTCCCAGTGGAAGATGATagagaatgagagagaagggCCTCAACAGACATGGTAGCACCTGGGAACAAAGGAACAGTGGCATCCTTTGTCAGGAATTAGAAGCAGACACCACACATCAGCAGCCATGGAGTAAATCCTGGGGCCACAGCTGGTTCCTGAGCAAAGGGCACCAATTTCTTGTTGGAAGTGGGCCATGATAAGAGAAGGGACAAGATAGGCCTGAAATGTATGATTCAAGGAGAAAGCATCAAGTTAAGACTGGGAACTGACTAATTTATCTTCCCCGGTAAACACCAGTTATTCTGGTCAGAGATCTAAGAGGTCTTATAGATTTTCATAAACCAGAGAGGAGTTGTTTGATTGCCATCCAGCTAAAGACAAAAAGCCAGGAAAAACGAGATTTCTGACCATTTCAATAAAGAAATTTAAAGAGTTTTCTGTTCCAAATTGTCTGACCTGTGCAAAgctttgcaaaaaataaaacacaacatgTGTGTGCTGAGGATAATATTTTAATGGCATCCACACATGTAACCTCTGAGGGAGCAACTGGACAaattctgcattttcattttgtCCCACACTTTACACATTGATGTACCTCTTTCTAATCAACTTTCCTTCAAATTTACTACTAGTCATTTCACTCACACACAAAAATTGTGCATTCTCAGTTTTATGTCTTCACTAGCTTTTAAGCTACATATTACAAAACCTATTAAAATAGTTCTGAAGCTATGTATTACACAGACTATTAAAAAGACTATAGCATATTATTTAAGCACCAAGCACCCATTTAACTATGGGACTAAAGAGAAACAGTAAATGTAGTCCCCCTTTCAAATTTGTAAGAAAAATCAAAGGGATTGTGCGTTGTAAATACCATCATAGTTGTCTTAATATCTAATACAGATATCCAAAATCACCCTGACAAGCCATAGTGCACATTGGGGGAAAATAATGTTATTGCCCTTGTTGAGAATGTGGGGCATTACTTTTCTATTTAAAAGAACATGATAAAGCAAAGTCTTGGGCACAATATTTGAAAACAGCAACATCTGTCTCTTCAGCTGTATTTACCTCATCCTGAGCATCTTTCTTGATTAGAAAGGGCAAATTCCGGGCTGTAGCTGCAAGTATGTCAGCTGCTTGCTCAgtggacaggaaggggaggatccGGGCAACAAGACGCTTTCCTTTCCGAATACACATGATCTGCACAAAAGGGTCATCACTCAGCCTGCCAGAACAGATCGCACAATTTAATAAGCAGAAATCAGGGACATGCCACTTCCTCTGTGGTATACACagcagacatgcacacacatctGTGAGTTTCTAAACCTGGGAGAGCTCTAAATTAGCAGATTTTTCCAGTGCTGTAAAACTGATTGTTCATTCTTCATTTTTCCTGAATGTATACACCTAAGAGTCCATGCAAAATCCTTCAGTCTTATATGAAGAGCATTGCAATGGGTCCACTGACTACATTATGGTCTTTTTTTACCCCTTCATTTTAAGCTCGTTTCTGTTTCTCATTATCTTAGCAAAAGGGCTGCCCTCTGGACCCAACCcagtactttgggggggggggtgccacctgGTCCAGTTTGTAAATCAGAAGGAAgaagcagatgggggggggcagaaactgCAGCCACAACATTTGTCAGCAAGTTGGTAAGAAGTATTTGTCATTTATATATGCTATATATTTTTAAGTCCACCTTTCTGCCAACAGCACTCAAAATGGGAATAAAGAAGCAAAATCAGGGTGCAGAAATATAAGAGTGACGCTCCACAGTTTGTTTGGTTGTCTGAACTAAAGGTTTGTATCCAATATTCTCTCTAATTTTTTTCCCAAGTGAGCAGAGCAGTTCCCACCCTGAACATAATGTAACTGCTGTAGtcttaaaatggacaatggatggAGCTTAGAGGGAACtctgtatcccaccactcccctgaacaacatttcaacaaaaGAAGCCTTCCAATAAATTAAGGGATTCTTTTTAATAGGAGGAACAGTCTCAAGTTGAAGGATCCTCAAACTGGAGCAAGTTTCTGCAGCTCGAGGCACAACACACACCACTCTCTTGGAGGTAATTAGTCTAGCAAAGCTTGCTGTCATTTCTACCTTAAGAAACATCATCTATTCAGTTTTAATACTCTCTTGGAAAGCTCTTTCTAGACAATGCTGTGTTCATGATGGAACAAAACAGAATACATGTTTAACAGTTCTGAGGGTAGTAAGAGGCAATGTGGTGCTAATATATCAAGCACGTGCAGAAGTTTCATTTTTCACACACTCAGTTAAAGAGGGCCATTTTCAGACCTAAAAACACAATACTGAAGAAGCTTTGAGGGTGGCAGGCTGTTACCCATCACACAAAGAGAAGGATGCAATGTCAGGATGAACCAACAAGAGAGATCTTTTAGTGGGACTGAAGGCCTAGTTTCAGAGGCTTCTGGTACCCATTTGCCAAATCCACCAATTTTCCTTCCACGTCCTGCTCAATAATATATTGGAGGAAGCCAGTCAGAACAGAGGAATAGCATTCGTCATCAGTAACAAGTAGAAACAGCAGACTTTGCCACAGACTCCCCACCATCACTGAACCAGGTCTGTGTTTTTCATGTACAGGAGTCATATCAACTTATCAGGCAGATTCTTACCTTTCCTGGTTGGGTATTTTCCCTCTCAGATTGTCATAGATGTCACAGATCTTCTGCTTCCTATCCTCCATCAAAGCCAGACGATCACCCTCCAGGCTTAACAGGTAGCGCCTCTCATAATCCTCAACATCCAGGAGGAGGCTGTATGTCTGCTTGGCAACAGAGAGGTGTATGTATAAAACTCCATAATACAGAGTACTCAAAGAATTATTGAGATTACTGTTTTCGTCTCCAGGCATAAAAGCTGGAGAACACTATTTATCCTGATAAAATaactggcttggatccagtggtAATTTTCTGCTGATAGGATTTTGACCTGAAGAATGCAACTTTCCCATCCCGTTTCCAGCTACATACCCCaattctcttccctcccacccaataCTGCCCCTCGGAGACAGATGCCCAGGAGGAACTATAGCAGGAAGAACTGCATCAAGAACGAAGAACTGGCAAAAACCAGCCCCCTGTTCCTTCAGCAAAAAATCTCCTatggcaggggtattcaacctgtggtcctccagatgtccatggactacaattcccatgagcccctgccagcatttgctttggtggccgctttgcttgcggcctgggacgttctcactgggggggggcaaggagagggagccgcggcccggtgccaaggccttcgcagccccggtggttggggaccactgttttagaggatCTGGCATTTGTATCCACTGAATCACACCATTAATTTAAAACAACTAACTGTTCAGGATGTCAGGGACAGCCATACATATAGCTAAACCATAAGAAGAAAGTGATTACAGCCTCAGCTTCTCTGAAATCCAGCTCTAAGGGGACAGGGATGTGTACTCAGTGTTTATAGTGTGTTAACATCCCAGAATTGACTTCACTTAAACTGCTGATATCAGAAGGCACAGGGCTGGCAGCTCTCCTTGAAAAATGGCTGGATGATTCTTCAAAGGAAGACTGCAACGCGAGCTCACCTTCTCAATAGTGAAGAGAGTCTGACGCCTCTTATCGCGGACCTGCTTCTCTTTTGTCtcctgagaggggggggaaaggtaggacaTGATAGGAAAGTGCTCAATAAAATAACATGATATCATGCACTGCACCTTTAGGCAGAGCAGAAGCTGAGAAGGATGGAGATGATCAATAACATAAGTGGAGAGGCATGCTGAAAGTGAAACCAGAACTGAGACAATGAGTCACTTGTGACCAGCTGGGGAACTCTGCCCAAGGAAACTTACATCTTCCTCCCCTCGTAGTGTCACCACAGCATCAATCATTTTGCGGGGATTATTCACACTGGAGACGGTAAGCTTCCCCAGGGAGCCTTCAAACTGCACTACAAGCATAAAGAATTAACAATGTAGGTAGAATTGCACAAGCAGAGTTCCCTGACATATCCTACTTTTGAATCCTATTTTTTCTGCCCTCTCCAATTCAGTTACAGTTCCAGCAGCCAAACAACGCAGCaacctggaggcagcagctgtaCTTTGGATATACCAGGGTTTACAGCAACGCAGTTTTACAAGCCTTGCTGTTCCTTGCCAGACCAAGCTTGCCCTCCAGGTCAGTACAGTGCAGAACCCCCTCCTCCATATTAAAAGCCTTCTGTATGTGGAAATGTAGCATAGTAAGCAGTCCACACTGCACTGAGATCCAAGTTGCAAtgtctttttatttcatttataacagGGGACCATTCAAAAGGGGTATCCCTCCACCTGCAGTGTGAGACAGTCCAATTCATTCTAGCACCTCATGCTGGTCTTTGTACACAGCAATGACAGCTACTTACCTGGCTTGTAGGCGTGTTCTAGCTTGGCCACTTGTGGGGTGATTAGTTTTGTACGCTCTTTTTTAGGACCATCACCATGCATCTCCTCTGCTGCAGACAATTTTTCCAGCTTCTGAAAGTAATTCTAAGGCACAGAAAGATGGTTAGAAGCTCTGTGACAGTTTGGATCCTTCATCAGTCTGCAGTCCCCACCAGGACACCGAGTGAAGTGCTATTGTATGCCGTAAGTCAGtttgaaggaggaaaggaaatgctTCAAGAGTAGACCTCACCCTTTTGTCCAGTTTCTTACTGTAGGATGCTGCTAGCATCAGGAAAAAAGTGTCTGACAAGGCCAGCTACTAGTCCCTGGGGATCCTGGCATACAGCCCCTTCTGAATCTGCTCCTGGTGGCTGACTGGAGGATACTGTTAGTAGGGGCGAAAAAGGATGCCTgacaggcccagctactagcaccTGTGGGGGACCCAATGATCAGCAACAACCTACCGAGGTATGTAATGCACCTACCTGATAATAGAAATCGTCCAAGTATGGATCAGTGCTCTGTAGCTGCATCATTTGGATCTTGGACACCCAGTCCTTTTCCCGTTGCAGCATGAGATTGGCATATGGGTCCTTCCGTATCTGCTCCTGATGGCTATTCCGGTGACTCCCTCGGTCCCCTGCTGAGCCATTTAGACTCCGGTGCTGACTGCATGGAGGTTGGGGTGGAATTCAGGAATAAGTCAGTGGTCTCAGATTTAGAAAAATTTATTGACAGAATCACTTCAACAGGGAAGTGGAAAACATATCCTCAAAGCAAATATCTACACTTACAGTCTTACAGGTCTTGAAGTAAGCCTTGGATTAAACAAATAGACACCTGCCAAAACGGCAGAGCATGAGAGAGGCTACATTGAACCTGAATCAGCAAACTTCAACCCAATCAGCAATTTGCCCTGGGTTTAGAGATGTCCCAGAATCACTTGCCAGGATTGCCCTGCAAGGATCATCCTTGTCTGAAGAGATCTTTCAGCATCAAAAAAATTAAGTTAATGATATCCCCTAGGCTATAAATATTTGAGGTGCGAGTGGGATTAATATGAACAAAGTCTGTTCCAGGAATTAGCGGAAAATTTATCAGCACCGTAgcactctctcttcctctctctccttccaaaGCAAGCATCTTCTGCTGACCACAGAGCAAAAACCCAACACAGAGGTGGACAGGTGTtgctgaagactcagaggactgaaGACTGTAAGGAAGGGAGTGGGCCTTAATAGTATTCCTGTGTAGCATTAGCCCTTAGACAATAAGTGCCTGGTGGGTAAGACTAGACATCCGTGATGCCCAGTGTTCTGTTTCTACCAGTGGAGAACCATATGCCCCTAAGAAACCTATAAATTAGACTAATGGTGAAAGCCATCTGGTGTGTCCTTAGCATCTATGTTGCCCTTGAAATGAGGAAGTTCTAGTTTCAGCAACTTGTGATAACCACAGAAAAAACTAACCTTATGTAGTGATGTAATCTTCATAAAGCCATCTAAGCCAGTGGGTCTCTGTTCTGCTTTGTCGTAATGAATTCCCTAGGGTTATTATGGATTCTATGAAGAAATAGTTCCTTCTCCTGTGCTATTCCATTCTACCTTCCTAACTATAGTTAGAAATC is a genomic window containing:
- the PATL1 gene encoding protein PAT1 homolog 1 isoform X4, which produces MGKYSSVKSLEDCPLDEDEEAFQTLTEEDEDIDQFNDDTFGAGAIDDDWQEAHERLAELEEKPTSSGEHGDQTVTDEMDLLGDHEENLAERLSKLVIDNELEDPAIMQAVQTHSLVQQPGGLNSSIWDGPSVLRRITGPLLTQEVPSVSVLEYALPQRPPQAREEEQDVSERALPRRSSSPVIGSPPVRAVPIGTPPKQPSMPNFNQQNSSLLGHPFPPSVTPVLTHLQRAQLLGGAQAGRMSPSQFARISGLVSNPLASMNPKLLQGRVGQMMPPASGFRAFFGAQPPPAPPSQHHSPCPGAQLQNLRPQPQMFRPDTTHLHPQHRRLLHQRQQQNRNQHRSLNGSAGDRGSHRNSHQEQIRKDPYANLMLQREKDWVSKIQMMQLQSTDPYLDDFYYQNYFQKLEKLSAAEEMHGDGPKKERTKLITPQVAKLEHAYKPVQFEGSLGKLTVSSVNNPRKMIDAVVTLRGEEDETKEKQVRDKRRQTLFTIEKTYSLLLDVEDYERRYLLSLEGDRLALMEDRKQKICDIYDNLRGKIPNQERLSDDPFVQIMCIRKGKRLVARILPFLSTEQAADILAATARNLPFLIKKDAQDEVLPCLLRPFSLILYHLPLGTVANILQQLMNLPQSTTVPASANLHLTAVLQNKFGLSLLFLVLSRGEELQSADLASELTQDNQWTELMFMATREFLRIPQSALAKPVSTPSNLLSLFSRYVDRQKLNVLETKLQLIQGIR
- the PATL1 gene encoding protein PAT1 homolog 1 isoform X1; the encoded protein is MGKYSSVKSLEDCPLDEDEEAFQTLTEEDEDIDQFNDDTFGAGAIDDDWQEAHERLAELEEKPTSSGEHGDQTVTDEMDLLGDHEENLAERLSKLVIDNELEDPAIMQAVQTHSLVQQPGGLNSSIWDGPSVLRRITGPLLTQEVPSVSVLEYALPQRPPQAREEEQDVSERALPRRSSSPVIGSPPVRAVPIGTPPKQPSMPNFNQQILCPKPVHIRVPIQQRYPSPFSERMSPNQLCNVTNSSLLGHPFPPSVTPVLTHLQRAQLLGGAQAGRMSPSQFARISGLVSNPLASMNPKLLQGRVGQMMPPASGFRAFFGAQPPPAPPSQHHSPCPGAQLQNLRPQPQMFRPDTTHLHPQHRRLLHQRQQQNRNQHRSLNGSAGDRGSHRNSHQEQIRKDPYANLMLQREKDWVSKIQMMQLQSTDPYLDDFYYQNYFQKLEKLSAAEEMHGDGPKKERTKLITPQVAKLEHAYKPVQFEGSLGKLTVSSVNNPRKMIDAVVTLRGEEDETKEKQVRDKRRQTLFTIEKTYSLLLDVEDYERRYLLSLEGDRLALMEDRKQKICDIYDNLRGKIPNQERLSDDPFVQIMCIRKGKRLVARILPFLSTEQAADILAATARNLPFLIKKDAQDEVLPCLLRPFSLILYHLPLGTVANILQQLMNLPQSTTVPASANLHLTAVLQNKFGLSLLFLVLSRGEELQSADLASELTQDNQWTELMFMATREFLRIPQSALAKPVSTPSNLLSLFSRYVDRQKLNVLETKLQLIQGIR